One window from the genome of Desulforamulus ruminis DSM 2154 encodes:
- a CDS encoding carotenoid biosynthesis protein has translation MELKANALVVRLMVIAFFLSWLEHIIERTMSFMGLPTPTSLVIYVSVLMIFYSLTHSGLTLGKKNLLVFLGITFVGAFAVELIKVNTGFLIYTTGMGGKIGGVPFTLPLWFFILAYAAYFTTNLIFPQDGVSPSLGRIAFLSLVDGIVCSSWFTMEDPINVALGNWSWGIPGDYFGSPISIFLIWIATCSCVTFLYRIYERKQQPVSRLKDTPVIAKYLPFFSYTWLAFSASVGSVSLQVPSAAVVGFFASAPFVAMGFYQIYEQEKPAFKARRSINLMHREF, from the coding sequence TTGGAATTAAAAGCCAATGCTCTGGTGGTCCGGCTTATGGTCATTGCTTTCTTCCTTTCCTGGCTGGAACACATCATTGAACGGACCATGTCTTTTATGGGGCTTCCTACGCCAACTAGCCTGGTAATCTATGTTTCGGTGCTGATGATCTTTTATAGTTTAACCCATAGCGGATTAACCTTGGGTAAAAAAAATTTATTGGTATTCCTAGGCATAACTTTTGTTGGAGCCTTTGCCGTTGAACTCATCAAAGTGAACACTGGATTTTTAATTTATACTACGGGGATGGGCGGCAAAATAGGGGGGGTTCCCTTTACTTTACCTTTGTGGTTTTTTATCTTGGCTTACGCCGCTTACTTTACCACAAACCTGATCTTTCCCCAGGACGGGGTCAGCCCTTCCCTGGGCAGAATTGCTTTTTTAAGCTTAGTGGACGGAATTGTCTGCAGCTCTTGGTTTACCATGGAGGATCCCATTAATGTTGCCCTGGGCAATTGGTCTTGGGGCATCCCGGGAGATTATTTTGGCTCACCCATTTCTATTTTCTTAATCTGGATCGCCACCTGCTCCTGCGTTACCTTTCTTTATCGGATTTATGAACGAAAACAGCAGCCGGTTTCCCGCCTTAAGGACACGCCGGTCATTGCTAAATATTTGCCTTTCTTTTCCTACACTTGGTTGGCCTTTAGCGCCTCGGTGGGTTCGGTTTCTTTGCAGGTGCCCAGTGCGGCGGTGGTCGGTTTCTTTGCCTCGGCCCCCTTTGTTGCCATGGGATTCTACCAGATTTATGAGCAAGAAAAACCAGCTTTTAAAGCAAGGCGAAGTATAAACCTGATGCATAGGGAGTTTTAA
- a CDS encoding beta-ketoacyl-[acyl-carrier-protein] synthase family protein, with amino-acid sequence MKQRKVVVTGIGVVSPLGTTVPEFWGNLTKGVSAIERISRFDPDCFRCQVAGQIRDFQIERYFKRRDVQNIDLAIQYALAAAKMALADAEIREEQIVREEWGVILGQTVGGALTGEKVLNEQQLFQNHNLYLNCVMESNLYWFANVFGFSGYASMISTGCAAGTDAIGCGFHKIREGFMDIAVVGGMEAPIAPLTLASFDVIGGLAKNNQYPQRASCPFSVERDGFVPAEGAGILILEELEHARQRGAKIYGEIKGYGNNSNAYHMTAPLPEGERLGEVIQEAIMDAGIEKEEIGYINAHGSSTPLNDIAETKAIKYALSEHAYQVSISSNKSIMGHPLGAAGALEFITVILSVNSGMIPPTINLDHPDPECDLDYTPNQCKCRKIKHAMSISSGFGGVNCSLVFSKYA; translated from the coding sequence ATGAAGCAAAGAAAAGTGGTGGTTACGGGGATTGGCGTCGTCTCGCCCTTAGGAACGACTGTGCCGGAGTTCTGGGGAAATTTAACCAAGGGTGTTTCCGCAATCGAAAGAATATCAAGATTTGATCCAGATTGCTTCCGGTGTCAGGTGGCGGGCCAAATTCGGGATTTTCAAATTGAACGGTATTTTAAACGGAGAGACGTGCAAAACATTGATCTAGCCATTCAATATGCTTTGGCTGCTGCCAAAATGGCTTTAGCGGACGCAGAAATCCGAGAGGAACAGATTGTCCGTGAAGAATGGGGCGTTATTCTGGGCCAAACCGTGGGGGGTGCCTTAACCGGAGAAAAGGTGTTAAATGAGCAACAGCTCTTTCAGAATCACAACTTATATTTAAATTGCGTCATGGAGTCTAATTTGTACTGGTTTGCCAATGTGTTCGGGTTTTCCGGCTATGCCAGCATGATATCCACCGGATGTGCGGCAGGTACCGACGCCATCGGCTGCGGCTTCCATAAAATAAGAGAAGGGTTTATGGACATTGCAGTTGTGGGCGGTATGGAAGCGCCCATTGCTCCGTTAACATTGGCTTCCTTTGATGTGATTGGCGGCTTGGCCAAGAACAATCAATACCCGCAAAGGGCTTCTTGCCCCTTTAGCGTGGAAAGGGACGGCTTTGTTCCTGCGGAGGGAGCCGGCATATTGATCCTGGAAGAGTTGGAGCATGCCAGGCAGAGAGGGGCCAAAATTTATGGAGAAATCAAGGGATATGGCAACAATTCAAATGCTTACCATATGACAGCTCCTTTGCCTGAAGGAGAAAGGCTGGGAGAAGTCATACAGGAAGCCATTATGGATGCGGGCATTGAAAAGGAGGAAATCGGATATATCAATGCCCACGGCAGCTCTACGCCTTTGAATGATATAGCCGAAACCAAGGCCATTAAATACGCCCTATCAGAACACGCCTATCAGGTTTCCATCAGTTCAAACAAATCCATCATGGGACATCCCTTAGGAGCGGCGGGAGCCTTAGAGTTTATTACAGTGATTTTATCGGTGAATAGTGGCATGATTCCCCCCACAATCAATCTGGATCATCCCGATCCGGAATGTGATTTAGACTATACGCCGAACCAATGTAAATGCCGGAAGATAAAGCATGCCATGTCCATATCCTCTGGATTCGGGGGAGTCAATTGTTCGTTAGTTTTTTCAAAATATGCCTAG
- a CDS encoding radical SAM/SPASM domain-containing protein yields the protein MLKSKQMRGIRRVPVTLRILANKEIRRLPVKVVLGLSELFKNSKITKFAGKYYMNSFTPPYPSPAFTQFLKSIRYLRSGQGIPVYTDIAITKVCPYRCWHCSYQKREVGEDRSLEQLKRLIGDLLDMGGCIIGITGGEPLTRRDLPELIASIDERAASLLFTTGFLLTTQLAGQLKEAGLTMPIISLDHYKKEVHDELRGYKGAFELAIDAIKIFKEKGFYVCLTMAPTKDVVNVKNEIHKYLTFVQELGVHEVRIAVPSLSGNLLGKSELEFGYNERQLLNELNLYYNTKTNYPSVSSFSLIEGKEQFGCGAGYHFCFIDHLGNVCPCDVSPLRFGNINDSAFRDIWRKMTGYFHSPRSSCYSNVVSKSVQELFEGYLPLSQQSSEEIVKKMPPTVVEYELPDFYRKIGFKKRRIDGVETYENSRFNQPFTHPKRCSHEGKD from the coding sequence TTGCTGAAAAGTAAACAGATGAGAGGCATACGAAGGGTGCCGGTGACCCTTAGGATTCTAGCGAACAAAGAAATTCGCAGGTTGCCCGTCAAGGTGGTTTTGGGATTAAGTGAACTCTTTAAAAATAGTAAAATAACCAAATTTGCAGGAAAATACTATATGAATTCCTTTACTCCGCCTTATCCTAGCCCGGCCTTTACACAATTCCTGAAGAGCATCCGGTACTTGAGGAGTGGACAAGGGATTCCTGTATATACGGATATTGCTATTACTAAAGTGTGTCCTTATCGCTGCTGGCACTGCAGCTATCAAAAAAGAGAAGTCGGGGAAGATCGCTCTTTGGAACAGCTTAAAAGGCTGATTGGCGATTTGCTGGATATGGGTGGCTGCATCATCGGGATAACCGGAGGAGAGCCACTGACCAGAAGGGATTTACCGGAACTGATCGCTTCCATTGATGAACGGGCAGCCTCCCTTTTGTTTACCACCGGATTTCTTTTAACCACTCAATTGGCAGGGCAATTGAAGGAAGCGGGTCTTACCATGCCCATTATCAGCCTGGACCATTATAAAAAAGAGGTGCATGATGAACTGCGGGGCTATAAAGGAGCCTTTGAACTGGCCATTGACGCCATCAAAATATTTAAGGAAAAGGGTTTTTACGTATGTTTGACCATGGCGCCAACGAAAGATGTGGTCAATGTAAAAAATGAAATCCACAAATATTTAACCTTTGTACAAGAGCTGGGTGTTCACGAAGTGAGGATCGCTGTTCCCTCATTGAGCGGCAATTTGCTGGGAAAGTCGGAACTGGAATTTGGGTATAACGAACGGCAGTTATTAAACGAATTGAACCTTTACTACAATACCAAAACCAACTACCCCAGCGTTTCTTCCTTTTCTTTAATTGAAGGAAAGGAACAATTTGGTTGCGGGGCGGGATATCATTTTTGTTTTATTGATCATTTAGGCAATGTATGCCCTTGCGATGTTTCACCCTTACGGTTTGGCAATATAAATGACAGTGCCTTCCGGGATATTTGGCGTAAAATGACAGGCTATTTTCATAGCCCCCGCAGCAGTTGCTATTCCAATGTGGTAAGCAAATCGGTGCAAGAATTGTTTGAGGGTTATTTACCCCTGAGCCAACAATCATCGGAAGAAATCGTGAAAAAAATGCCGCCTACTGTTGTGGAGTATGAATTGCCTGATTTTTATAGAAAAATTGGCTTTAAAAAAAGGCGGATTGATGGAGTAGAAACCTATGAGAATAGTCGATTTAACCAGCCCTTTACACACCCAAAGCGTTGCTCCCACGAAGGTAAGGATTAA
- a CDS encoding type II toxin-antitoxin system RatA family toxin, with amino-acid sequence MRVIEEIIIQASLEDVFQVVSDYQRWPEFLSVNKKVTLLKREAGQDFYEVFHQRNGTLEKSICVREEISKRHIRFQLTNPHFTYLKGEWILEPSGTGVKLISVHDFELKVPLAFSFIKGLLERLLVKRLFFDKTTPVTLQELKKRAEEKGVGRIAEK; translated from the coding sequence ATGAGAGTGATAGAGGAGATTATCATCCAGGCTTCTTTGGAGGATGTGTTTCAGGTGGTTTCCGATTATCAAAGGTGGCCGGAGTTTCTTTCGGTGAATAAAAAAGTAACTCTCTTAAAAAGGGAAGCGGGCCAAGACTTCTATGAGGTGTTTCATCAGAGAAACGGAACACTGGAAAAGTCCATCTGCGTGCGGGAAGAAATCAGCAAGCGGCATATAAGGTTCCAATTAACCAATCCCCATTTTACCTATCTCAAAGGGGAATGGATCCTGGAGCCCTCTGGTACCGGAGTGAAACTGATTAGCGTGCACGACTTTGAACTGAAAGTACCCTTGGCTTTTTCCTTTATCAAGGGTTTACTAGAGCGTTTACTGGTGAAAAGACTTTTTTTTGATAAAACAACCCCCGTCACGCTGCAGGAATTGAAAAAACGCGCTGAGGAAAAAGGAGTGGGCCGCATTGCTGAAAAGTAA
- a CDS encoding carotenoid biosynthesis protein, which yields MPYGIVIPLLVGIAGHLLVKIYNVQGGEAPGIVHLLSAVSFIAYSFLHGIRYQGYKQTIWLFLVSFLVSAVFLGGLHRQGYMFFSSHMLLFGFPLPVIFWFFALIYNSIMLAEWIVGEVNRIIDRTVQALLASFISSAYLLVACPLMWLRKDWGFTVEGSFYHTPIDQYFLWLGMTFAIALLYERVGVKMEKREHGLGKNGYGYVLIFYAWLMFSAMLTAFIYELEGLFLISLFGMGPYILLYYRRRACSRRG from the coding sequence TTGCCTTATGGTATCGTAATACCCCTTTTAGTGGGGATAGCCGGTCATTTACTGGTGAAGATTTACAATGTGCAAGGGGGGGAGGCCCCGGGGATTGTTCATCTTCTTTCTGCGGTTAGCTTTATTGCATATTCCTTTTTACATGGAATCCGCTACCAGGGGTATAAACAAACAATCTGGTTATTCCTGGTCTCATTTTTGGTATCGGCTGTGTTCTTGGGGGGACTGCACCGACAAGGATATATGTTTTTTTCCAGTCATATGCTCTTGTTTGGGTTTCCCCTGCCGGTTATTTTCTGGTTCTTTGCCCTGATATATAACAGTATTATGCTGGCGGAATGGATTGTAGGCGAGGTAAACAGAATCATAGACAGGACCGTGCAAGCCTTATTGGCCTCCTTTATCAGCAGCGCTTATTTGCTGGTTGCTTGCCCCTTGATGTGGTTGCGTAAAGACTGGGGTTTCACAGTGGAAGGCAGCTTTTATCATACCCCCATTGACCAGTACTTCCTTTGGTTAGGTATGACTTTTGCTATCGCCCTTTTATATGAGCGGGTTGGCGTAAAAATGGAGAAGAGAGAGCATGGTTTAGGAAAAAATGGTTATGGTTATGTGCTGATATTCTATGCCTGGTTAATGTTTTCAGCCATGCTCACGGCTTTTATCTATGAACTGGAGGGGTTGTTTCTTATCTCCTTATTCGGCATGGGCCCGTATATCTTGCTTTATTACAGAAGAAGGGCATGCTCAAGACGGGGATAG
- a CDS encoding ABC transporter permease, which yields MKKWVEKLLKKDQFSFKRFLAIAKKEFIQIIRDPFSLRIPISMPILWMLLFSYATTTDVEQLSTVVFDQSRTQESRQYIERFTASNYFLVNYYVASEQELIDLIDDGKAKAGLIIPPTYTDNIKRNRPVQTQLIIDGTEPTTARTALSSGASVSEVYAKEKKEASLKRLGVSTSGGMPDIQMNTKIWYNPGMESRVFIIPGLIGLILQNITTLLTAFALVRERERGTIEQLIVTPIKSAELILGKLLPYVAVGCIDLCFTIILAVFWFHVTIAGSLTLFLVIGLLFIVCSLALGILLSTVASNQMQALFLTLIVLLPSILLSGFIFPREAMPLPIYAITNFIPLTYFINITRGIFLKGVGLEHLWSDVLLLGMFTMVLLTIAIRKFKKSLD from the coding sequence ATGAAAAAATGGGTAGAAAAGTTGCTAAAAAAGGATCAATTCAGTTTTAAACGCTTTTTGGCCATTGCCAAAAAGGAGTTTATTCAAATTATTAGGGACCCCTTTAGTCTTAGAATCCCCATTAGTATGCCTATCTTGTGGATGCTTCTGTTCAGCTATGCCACTACAACGGATGTGGAGCAATTATCCACTGTGGTATTTGATCAAAGCAGGACTCAGGAGAGTCGTCAATATATCGAGAGGTTCACGGCTTCCAATTATTTTCTAGTCAATTACTATGTGGCCAGTGAGCAAGAACTCATTGACTTGATTGATGATGGCAAAGCAAAGGCGGGATTAATTATTCCCCCAACCTATACGGATAATATCAAAAGAAATAGACCTGTCCAAACCCAGTTAATCATTGACGGCACTGAGCCTACCACGGCGAGAACCGCTTTAAGCAGCGGAGCTTCGGTCTCTGAGGTTTATGCCAAGGAGAAAAAAGAAGCAAGCTTAAAACGCCTGGGCGTGTCTACCTCGGGAGGGATGCCGGACATACAAATGAATACCAAGATTTGGTATAACCCGGGTATGGAAAGTAGAGTTTTTATTATACCCGGTCTCATCGGCCTTATATTGCAAAACATCACTACCTTGTTGACCGCCTTTGCCTTGGTCCGGGAAAGAGAGCGGGGAACCATAGAGCAGTTAATCGTGACCCCGATAAAATCCGCCGAGCTAATTTTGGGAAAACTTCTTCCTTATGTGGCGGTTGGGTGTATCGACTTATGCTTTACGATTATCCTCGCAGTGTTTTGGTTCCACGTCACCATTGCCGGCAGTTTAACTTTGTTTTTAGTCATTGGGCTGCTGTTCATCGTATGTTCTCTTGCTTTAGGAATCCTCTTGTCCACGGTGGCTTCCAATCAGATGCAGGCATTGTTTTTAACGCTGATCGTATTGCTGCCCAGTATACTGCTATCGGGCTTTATATTTCCCAGGGAAGCCATGCCTTTACCGATTTATGCCATAACGAATTTTATCCCCCTGACCTATTTTATTAATATAACCAGGGGCATTTTCTTAAAAGGGGTTGGTTTAGAGCATCTATGGAGTGATGTATTGTTGTTGGGAATGTTCACCATGGTTTTATTAACCATCGCCATTCGTAAATTCAAAAAAAGTTTAGATTAA
- a CDS encoding alpha/beta fold hydrolase, which yields MMDFRKQQQLNKAEEQIIAGFKGYKIDEEYTVNIYDRGQGEAILFTPVFENTNFIYANQIKYFEKKYRVITYSAREYKSKEINVDLLSNDILSILDILQLKKVNVVTMCITTGNALLACLKRPELFQSFFITNAFVHMPIPEWEKVLAKFLISILPDAMVKKVLVKKIAIPEERVFFLPRFLPVKNFKEKFNHNVLPMLNADLRNQIYQIDVPARVITTEYDPFIPIKYTKFIHDQMKNSTFTVLSGRKGHFLSLLDPDYFNQELELFLTEVLARKVS from the coding sequence ATGATGGATTTTCGCAAGCAGCAACAACTTAATAAAGCGGAAGAGCAGATTATTGCCGGCTTTAAAGGGTACAAAATCGATGAGGAATATACGGTTAATATTTATGATCGGGGCCAAGGGGAAGCCATTTTATTTACACCGGTGTTTGAAAATACCAACTTTATTTACGCCAATCAAATTAAATATTTTGAAAAGAAATATCGTGTGATCACCTATAGTGCCAGGGAATACAAAAGCAAAGAAATTAATGTGGATTTACTATCAAACGATATTTTGTCCATACTGGATATTTTACAACTGAAAAAAGTAAATGTGGTAACCATGTGCATTACCACCGGCAACGCCTTGCTTGCCTGCCTAAAGAGACCGGAGCTGTTTCAATCTTTTTTTATCACCAATGCCTTTGTACATATGCCTATTCCCGAATGGGAAAAGGTTTTGGCCAAGTTTTTAATTAGTATACTGCCGGATGCCATGGTAAAAAAGGTGCTGGTTAAAAAAATAGCGATCCCAGAAGAAAGGGTTTTTTTCCTCCCCAGGTTTCTGCCGGTAAAAAACTTTAAAGAAAAATTCAATCACAATGTCTTACCCATGCTGAATGCTGATCTAAGAAATCAGATTTACCAAATTGATGTCCCCGCCAGAGTGATTACCACAGAATATGATCCTTTTATCCCCATTAAATATACCAAGTTCATCCATGATCAGATGAAAAACTCAACTTTTACAGTATTGAGCGGACGCAAAGGACATTTTCTTTCTTTGCTTGACCCTGATTACTTTAACCAAGAGTTAGAGCTGTTTTTAACAGAAGTATTAGCAAGAAAGGTAAGTTAA
- a CDS encoding ABC transporter ATP-binding protein codes for MQYAIEVEQLTKKFGEFVAVDNISFKIPRGSVFGFLGPNGSGKSTTIRMLCGVLTPTSGKGLILGKDIVAETEEVRQNLGYMSQRFSLYEELTVNENLDFYAGVYGLDAQERSARKEELIHMANLKGKEKSLARNLSGGWKQRLALGCALIHKPRLLILDEPTAGVDPVARRVFWEIIHGLAKQGITVLVTTHYMDEAASCDIVGFIFDGKMINIASPKELIQQEKVDNLEDIFITYVETLSGINVHPDFTAIKFLSKADERADKKVD; via the coding sequence ATGCAATATGCCATTGAAGTGGAACAATTGACTAAAAAGTTTGGTGAATTCGTAGCGGTGGACAATATCAGCTTTAAAATTCCCAGGGGCAGCGTTTTTGGATTTTTGGGACCCAATGGATCAGGCAAATCAACAACCATCCGGATGCTTTGCGGTGTACTGACGCCAACCTCCGGAAAGGGTTTAATCCTGGGAAAAGATATCGTCGCCGAAACCGAAGAGGTTCGACAAAATCTAGGCTACATGTCGCAAAGATTCAGCCTTTACGAAGAGTTAACGGTAAATGAAAATCTAGACTTTTATGCAGGCGTTTATGGCTTGGATGCCCAGGAAAGAAGCGCAAGAAAAGAGGAACTTATCCATATGGCCAATTTAAAGGGCAAAGAAAAAAGCCTGGCCCGCAATCTTTCCGGCGGTTGGAAACAACGCCTGGCCTTGGGATGCGCCTTGATTCACAAACCCCGGCTGTTAATATTGGATGAACCTACCGCGGGGGTTGATCCGGTAGCCAGGAGAGTGTTTTGGGAGATCATCCATGGACTGGCCAAGCAGGGGATTACCGTATTGGTGACCACCCATTATATGGATGAAGCGGCAAGCTGTGATATTGTGGGCTTTATCTTTGATGGCAAAATGATTAACATTGCTTCTCCAAAGGAACTCATACAGCAAGAAAAGGTGGATAATCTTGAAGACATTTTTATTACTTACGTGGAGACATTATCCGGTATCAATGTACATCCTGATTTTACAGCCATAAAATTCTTGTCCAAGGCAGATGAAAGAGCAGATAAAAAGGTAGATTAA
- a CDS encoding NAD-dependent epimerase/dehydratase family protein, producing the protein MQRVFVTGGTGFIGYHIAKRLLQNGYNVRLLVHSSRRKLDILFHPKVEVVTGDILDVDGLRQAMRGCGIVYHAAGIVTFNPSLAVRNYAVNVQGTENICRLVLELGIEKLIYTSSAATIGKNPSGLSDETTAFNLWDISSHYKKSKVLAENKVMEFYKNFALPVVIVNPSVPIGTHDFRPSPSGSLVINHLKSKKPLIYAEGGMNFVDVEDVALGHLMAEKKGKVGERYILGNQNLSIYQFYNLLDTVSDKKTIKVKCPYWAALLVGKLSQQRVRHSTREPKYASEGVKLMRKKMFYDVSKARKELGISFTPLENACRKALRWFATEYGRAGEDR; encoded by the coding sequence ATGCAGCGGGTGTTTGTAACGGGGGGTACCGGATTTATAGGATATCATATTGCAAAACGATTGTTGCAGAACGGATATAATGTACGCCTATTGGTGCATAGCTCCCGTAGAAAGCTGGATATTCTTTTCCATCCAAAGGTTGAAGTGGTAACCGGTGATATTTTGGATGTGGATGGGTTAAGACAGGCCATGAGGGGATGCGGCATCGTTTATCACGCTGCGGGAATTGTAACCTTTAATCCTAGTCTGGCCGTTAGAAATTATGCTGTAAATGTGCAGGGAACAGAAAATATTTGCCGGTTAGTCTTAGAGTTAGGTATAGAAAAATTGATTTACACCAGTTCAGCCGCAACCATCGGCAAGAATCCCTCGGGTTTATCCGATGAAACAACAGCTTTTAATTTATGGGATATTAGCAGTCATTACAAAAAATCCAAGGTATTGGCTGAAAACAAAGTAATGGAGTTTTATAAAAATTTTGCTTTGCCGGTGGTCATTGTAAACCCTTCCGTTCCCATTGGCACCCATGACTTTAGACCGTCTCCCTCCGGAAGCCTGGTGATCAACCATTTGAAGAGCAAAAAGCCGTTGATTTATGCCGAGGGCGGTATGAACTTTGTCGATGTGGAAGATGTGGCCCTGGGGCACCTTATGGCGGAGAAAAAGGGGAAAGTGGGAGAACGGTATATTTTAGGCAATCAAAACCTAAGCATATACCAATTTTATAATTTACTGGACACCGTCAGTGATAAAAAAACCATTAAGGTGAAATGTCCTTACTGGGCAGCCTTGCTGGTGGGAAAGTTATCCCAGCAAAGAGTTAGACACAGCACCCGCGAGCCGAAATACGCCAGCGAGGGCGTTAAGCTTATGAGGAAGAAAATGTTTTATGATGTGAGCAAGGCAAGGAAGGAGTTGGGTATTTCCTTTACTCCCCTGGAAAATGCCTGCCGCAAGGCCTTGAGGTGGTTTGCCACGGAATATGGCCGCGCAGGTGAGGATAGATAA
- a CDS encoding class I SAM-dependent methyltransferase, whose translation MMNTWPRRFVQKHLEWRTFQRFGLNPWQKEVLEIGCGSGYGACLLLNSSPKDYVGIDLMPEQIALARQRGLKNASFLKMDAADLNHFADESKDLIVIFGILHHVPEWKKVIKECYRVLRRDGDFYVQEPCKRFLQIWDFFLRWHHPLDSCFSLKEFENQLVAEKFTILHRRNFAGMGLYRAHKKCK comes from the coding sequence ATGATGAATACCTGGCCCAGAAGGTTTGTGCAGAAGCACTTGGAATGGAGAACTTTTCAACGTTTTGGATTGAATCCCTGGCAGAAAGAAGTGTTGGAAATTGGCTGTGGATCCGGTTACGGGGCTTGCCTGCTGCTCAATTCCTCACCAAAAGATTATGTGGGGATTGATTTAATGCCGGAACAAATTGCTTTGGCCCGGCAAAGGGGCTTGAAGAACGCCTCCTTTTTAAAAATGGACGCCGCAGATTTAAACCACTTTGCAGATGAAAGTAAGGATTTGATCGTCATCTTTGGCATTTTGCATCATGTACCGGAGTGGAAAAAGGTTATTAAAGAATGCTACCGGGTTTTGCGCAGGGATGGAGATTTTTACGTGCAAGAACCCTGCAAAAGGTTTTTGCAAATTTGGGATTTTTTCCTGCGCTGGCATCATCCCCTGGATAGTTGCTTTAGCTTAAAGGAGTTTGAAAATCAACTGGTTGCAGAAAAGTTTACTATATTACACCGAAGAAATTTTGCTGGCATGGGGCTGTACCGAGCCCATAAAAAGTGTAAATAA
- a CDS encoding beta-ketoacyl-[acyl-carrier-protein] synthase family protein — MMKNRAVLTGMGMVSPMGFGVEENWCKINRPDGKLCEVNFSTYHLEDPPDIQYYEVDKNRVKEYFPSQLMKRMDYFIAYALIASKEAIQKAQLDQEIKENAQRIGVSIGSTFGGMGFAERESLRFKQYVQKHCYPKISPYLSIAMFQCAASGQVSILNGLQGKIYSIPNGNTSGIDTIINAVQCINTNNVDVMLVGSSEAPITPFCLSSLFELGKLSQEGPDHHPYIFSEQNKGFFLGEGSGMLVIENYAYAQKRKAKIYAEILGCYSTMDKDVTIAGKRCLEKIFKRYDIQKKDIDLIMAYGEGTSNDKKEIEILASVFGEELLSNIPITANKCIMGHALAASSAFDMILGNLCMQYNHIFHMNQGDDRQLINENQWNYVKNKKLQKDIRCVLCYAISFGGNFSAVIFRKMD, encoded by the coding sequence ATGATGAAAAACAGAGCAGTGCTGACAGGGATGGGAATGGTATCCCCCATGGGCTTTGGGGTAGAGGAAAATTGGTGCAAAATAAACCGTCCGGATGGCAAGTTATGTGAGGTGAATTTTTCCACTTATCACCTGGAGGATCCGCCGGATATCCAATATTATGAAGTAGACAAAAACAGAGTTAAAGAGTATTTTCCCAGTCAGTTGATGAAAAGAATGGATTATTTTATCGCCTATGCGTTAATTGCCTCAAAAGAAGCCATTCAAAAGGCTCAATTAGATCAAGAGATCAAAGAAAATGCGCAAAGAATCGGTGTTTCCATCGGTTCTACCTTTGGCGGCATGGGTTTTGCGGAAAGAGAGTCTTTGCGATTTAAACAATATGTTCAGAAGCATTGTTATCCTAAAATCAGTCCCTATCTGTCCATTGCCATGTTTCAGTGCGCTGCTTCGGGACAAGTCTCTATTTTAAACGGTTTGCAAGGGAAAATATATTCCATTCCCAATGGCAATACTTCCGGCATTGACACCATTATTAATGCCGTCCAATGTATTAACACAAACAATGTGGATGTGATGCTGGTGGGTAGTTCCGAAGCGCCCATTACCCCTTTTTGCCTTTCTTCTTTGTTTGAACTGGGCAAGCTGAGCCAAGAGGGGCCGGATCATCACCCTTACATTTTTTCAGAGCAAAACAAAGGATTCTTTTTAGGAGAGGGCTCCGGCATGCTGGTGATTGAAAATTATGCCTATGCCCAAAAAAGAAAGGCTAAGATTTATGCGGAAATCCTGGGTTGTTATTCTACCATGGACAAGGACGTAACTATTGCCGGCAAAAGATGCCTGGAAAAGATATTTAAACGATACGACATTCAAAAGAAAGACATTGATTTGATTATGGCGTATGGGGAAGGCACATCCAATGATAAAAAGGAAATCGAAATATTGGCGTCGGTGTTTGGAGAGGAATTGTTAAGCAATATCCCCATAACCGCCAATAAGTGCATCATGGGCCACGCTTTGGCCGCTTCCAGTGCCTTTGATATGATATTGGGGAATTTATGCATGCAATATAATCACATTTTCCACATGAATCAGGGCGATGACAGGCAATTAATTAATGAAAATCAATGGAACTATGTTAAAAATAAAAAGTTACAAAAGGATATCCGTTGCGTGCTGTGCTATGCGATTAGTTTTGGCGGTAATTTTTCCGCAGTAATCTTTAGAAAAATGGATTAA